From the Babylonia areolata isolate BAREFJ2019XMU chromosome 15, ASM4173473v1, whole genome shotgun sequence genome, one window contains:
- the LOC143290175 gene encoding uncharacterized protein LOC143290175 yields MDRRHDDMQDDLWNFQLPGPAAAAGGVPDRRNRQARNPRNPRPARPLQGQGRGQGQHVANGHARPVLFWGRSLWTLIYEEIRFLVAYVLVAGLIVAVTLYFNGRDFDCLTVVVPMVACYVFLQIFRRDAFW; encoded by the coding sequence ATGGATCGGCGTCATGACGACATGCAGGACGATCTTTGGAACTTCCAGCTGCCAGGTCCAGCCGCCGCCGCTGGGGGGGTCCCCGACAGAAGGAACCGCCAGGCGCGGAACCCGAGGAACCCTCGGCCAGCCCGACCACTTCAGGGCCAGGGTCGGGGTCAAGGTCAGCACGTGGCGAACGGCCACGCGCGTCCCGTGCTGTTTTGGGGTCGTTCCTTGTGGACGCTGATCTACGAAGAGATCCGGTTCCTGGTGGCCTACGTCTTGGTGGCGGGTTTGATAGTGGCTGTCACCTTGTACTTCAACGGGAGGGATTTCGATTGCCTGACGGTGGTTGTGCCCATGGTCGCCTGCTACGTCTTCCTGCAGATATTCAGGAGGGATGCCTTTTGGtga